CACCATCATGTGGACGATTTGGCATTCTCGAAATCGGATCAAGCATGGGGAAGAAGGAAGGGATCCAAAAGCCACCATCAGGGCGACTAGAGAGGCTCTTGCACTGCTAGAACTGCCTAGATCAGTTCCCATCTTGCTACTAGGGCATGGCTGGCGACCACCAGAGCCAGGGATGGTGAAGATCACGACGGATGGTGCACTTAACGTCGCGGAAGGAAGAGGAGGGGCGGGTGGGTATAGCCCGTTCCGCGTCCGCGCTGTTGGGATCATGGTGCAAGCCGTTTGGTGAGATCTCGGTTCCTTTTTTAATGGAAGCTATATCAATGCGGGAAGGAGTTCTTTTTGCAAAGCTTCGAGgcctctcgcatgtgataatggagacAGATTGCCAGGAGTTGGTACAActctggaacactcgccacaattcgcgTTCGATTGTGGCTCCTATTTTAGATGAAATAGGAGAGCTAgcttttgatttttctttttttgagaTCCAGCATGTAACCAGGTCAGCAAACTTGCCGGCGCATCTCTGTGCAAAACGTGCATGTTGAATGTGACCGACTGCTGGCTTGACGAGACTCCTAGTTTCTTGGTAAGCAGCCTTCTAGCTGATTGCCGGGACAACTCTTTTGTTCAATAAAGCTCTCTGATTTGCCCGAAAAAAAAAAAACGCACGACAGCCTCCAGGAGTTAACGAGTTGGAGTTGCTCAGATGCGTTCGCCGCCTGGCTCCGGACTATTCTGCTGCCCGCGTGATGTGCCGAGCTGCCGACGCCTGCCGCCCTGCGCTGCACCTACATGGCGAGTCTGTATTCTAAAAGTGTACAGGTGGACCTCTGCATGTTGAGTATTAATAAATAAACATGTGCAACTGTGTGGGCACGTGCATATGCTCTGTGTTTTTGAATTTTTATACAGAGTTATGTATTCCACAGAGCATCCCAAAGGATCTTGTTGATTTTTTGCAGCTGGATTCGTTCAGATCGTTTCAGCTTTTGTTGAAGTGAATTTCAACTTTGAGCATTATTCCAAAACAAATGTTCATGTCTATCAAGTCAAATATTGCTTATTTATGAAAAAGTACGAGTGTAGTTAATACAAATGTTTATGCTTATCTAAAAAAAATCACGAATCCAACAACAAATTGAAATCAATGAGGAGAAAAAACCAAAGAgataaaaaatgaaacaaaaaaaaggaaaaacaaaagagacaaaataaatagaaataacAGAAAAATATAAAGAAGCAGCAAAAACATGTAAGTGTGAAAAGACAaatagaaaaaaaaaacagaaatccTCCAGTCAGTTGCGCTGGGCTCATAACGTTCGTGGTGCGCGGAGACcatagcggaaggccgagccacaaTTAACCCAGCCCATATTTGTTCTAAGAAAAACTTAACCCAGCCCATCCCTTCGTTGACCCCTCGCCGTCGGCAGGCTTCCAGTCTCCGCCACCGCTCATCGCAGCTCGCCCCTCCACCGCCACGCCACCTACCCTTCCGTCGCCCTCGTAGGCTTCACTGCACGCCCCTGCCCGGCTGCCCCTCCCATCCCACCCCGCGCTCAGGACCTAGCACCATCCGATCTCCCACCTCCCATAGGCGCGCCGCCTCCGGGACACCGGGCGGTAGGGCGCGAGGCGCGCGGCAGGAGGAGGAGCATGAGGAGGCGGCCGGGGATCGCCGGCTTGCAGAACGCGGCGGCGACTCGCGTACGTGCAAATTCTTCTACTGGTTAGCCTAGATGGCGCGTGGTTTTCCATCCTTTGGATCCTGAGATGCGGATGTGCTTGGGAACTTCCAGGACAAATTCCGTCAGGTCGGGGAGAATGTGGCCAAGGTCAGGACGGATGTCATGCAGGAGCAGCTCGCGACCTTCAGGTCGCAGCTCGAAGAATTCGCTCGCAAGCATAAGGTAATTCATTGCTTTGCGGTTGTTGAGGGGAATTGAAGTGGAGGGGACGAATTGCTCACGGTAGTTCCACTGAATTGACATGATACTTACTATTTTTCTGATCTGCCTATCGATCTTGCTATCTTCCGCCCTtgtttgtactccctccttcccaaattacttgtcttagattagtctagatcCTGTGATTATCTATTACTTGACTTAGATTATGGTAGTtccacaaatctaagacaagtaatttgggacggatGTAATATCTGGTATCTGCTGGATTCTAATAATCACAAATGGAATGACTATTTTTGGCAAAACTGAAAACAGTCTACTTACTGCTTCTATATGAATTAAAATTGCCAATTAAACTTCGAAGGGGCGCCTAATTAGCTTTTAAGTGCATGACCTGCATGTACCCAGAACTGAGCAAACATAATATGCTGTTGCGATTTTTTGTGTGGTGTGTGGAATTACTcataactccgcctatgttgtctcaacatagccggtcccaagcccgggtaaaggaggagggttgtgataggtttGGCGAGCCAACGCGAAAACTCAGCCGCTCTTAtgaagatgaaacccaaaagattttcgttggggcgtaatccTCTCAGCGACACGCTACATCGGAACCTGGGTGTGGTgtcaaatgggcaagggccgggccgtcaccccccggTGGCGCGCCGTTTATAGCCTACCCCGACTTGTTTGGGaccaaaggctttgttgttgttgttgttgttgttgttgttgttgtgcggAATTACTCATATATACTCCAGTCTGACTAATATGCTATACTATTGGGAAAGATGTCAAGAGGGGGGAAAATCAGCCATTTTGATATTCTCCATCATGGCGTACCTTATCAAATTTGCATCCAGCAGATTGTACTGTACATATAGAAAGCTATATGTTACCATTATGGTTTatggcaaaaataaataaattatgcaatGTCAGCTATTTCATTTGTTgatttctactccctctgtaaaataATATAAGATCCTTTAGATCActacactaaagtagtgatctaaacgatcttatattattttacagagggagtactattttagTGACAATTGATCAATAATCAGTTAATCACCTCCGTATCAAACCAAGTGAAACCTTATATTATGCTAAAACACCTGTCTGGATCCAGAGAACACCAAGTAGAACTTTATTTTGTATCATCTAGTATCAGTTAGGTGTAATTGATTGCTATTTTTTGTGATAGCTGATAGTTCTAGATTTCACTGTTTTCATGGCATGATTCCAGTGTGGTGGTATTACATTTTTATCTGTATGTGCTACAAGAGACGAGAATAAATTTCTAATGGCAAAGCATATTTCAGTTACCTCTGCTAATGCTATGTATACGATTGTGCTAGTGCAGAGTGACATCCGTAAAAATTCGGTATTTAGACAACAGTTTCATGAGATGTGTGCAAAAGTTGGAGTAGATCCATTGGCATCCAATAAAGGAGTTTGGGCAGAGCTCCTAGGAATCGGTGACTTCTACTATGAATTGGGTCGGTATACTTAAGCTTCCGTATTCTTTGGATCTTGTAAGTTTCTCTTATACCTTTTTATGCTCAGCTTAACATCCATCTCTATCATGGCAGGCGTTCAGATCGTTGAcatatgcatagcaacaagatcGCATAATGGTGGTCTTATTGACTTGCTAGAACTCCGCAAACTTCTCTGCCAGAAAAGAAAAACTGATCTTGGTTCATTATCATCAGATGACTGTTTACGTGCTATAAGTAAGCTGAAGGTCAGTCTTATAAGCTTATATTGTCGAGTAATATGTTTGGGAAATTGATGCTTCACATCATTTTAGAGTTTGCATTATAATTAATGGATAATCCTTGCTCAGTACAGTGTTATTTGATGTACTTTTATAGCTTTCTGGCTCTTGTAATCCTTCATTTGTGAATTTGCAGGTCCTTGGTAGTGGTTTTGAAGTAATTTCTGTTGGGAAGAAAAAGCTTGTGCGATCGGTTCCTACTGAGTTAAATAAAGATCATAATGGGATACTTGAACTAGCTCAGGTTTGTGTTTTTGGACACATTGTTACAATACAAGCATATCAATTGGCATATGTTGAAAGTCAAAATCCCCATACAGTACATTGGACAACTCTTTTGCCAGTTAGTTACTCCCTCTatatcaaaatataagatgtttttttgaCACTGTCTTAGTGTGAAAaggcgtcttatattttgatacggagggagtaCTGGACAAGCAAGACATAGGTTGATAGAACCTATCAAACTGAGAACATGCATAAACTGGCACTGTTCAAGAAGGCGCTATTAGGCGctcgcctaggcgcgcttaagcgctgggCGTTGGCATAGTGCCTCGCTTTGGCCCTAGGCGCTCAAAAAAGCGGCCGGCGAGGTCCTCCGGCGAGAAATCAGCCTCTCCGGCGAGGAATCAGCTTTCTGAGGTGAGAAATCAGTCTCCCCGGCGAGGATTCGACCTCCCCTGCGAGGATTCATCCTCGCCGACGAGGGATTCAACTGCCCCGACGACAAATCGAGCTTCTCCGGCGAGGGATTGAGCTTCTCCGGCGAGGGATCGAGCTTCTCCGACAAGGgacagaggaagagggagggaggcaGCCTCGTGCAACGAGACAGAaaggacgagggggggaggcggcgTGAGGAGGAAACCTAAATTTCCTATCGACTGCAGCAGACGAGAGCTTTTAATAGGAGGATATGAAGATGGGCCTATGGTTTAGTGGGCTAGCCCAGCCCATCTAGCTTATTTCTTCACGTTACAGTACTAACGCCTAATTGCGCCTAATTTCGCCTAATCACGCCTAAGCTAGAAAAGCGCAAGTAGGTGCCCAAACGCATAATtagcgcctagcgcttttttgaactttgTAAACTGGTGTAACCTATACCATTATACCACATTACTCTAGTTGTAACATCACTCACATGCAGGCTAAGGGCTATGTCACCGTAGAACAAGTTGAGAAGGAATTCTCATGGTCAACTGGCCGTGTAATCGATGCCCTTGAAACTTTGCTCAAGGTAAACACCGCCTCTGGATTTTCTCTTTATGATAGCAATCTACATGGTTCATTCCTGCGCCAAAAGGAAAGAAAATCAgctttgttttctactccctcctccgaaaaaacttgtccctcaaatggttgtatttagcatcaagttagtgctagatacattcatttgagggacaagctttttcggacagagggagtagaatgcaAGTTATGTTGGAACTCTGACATATTCACTCTGGACAGAGACCTACACTGCGATTTTCTGGAGCTATGTGCATGACCATGAACACTTTTCATGCCCAGATTAGAATTAGCCAGTAAAATTCTTTGCCGCGTGTATAACATCGGCTATTTCTAACCCATGAAACTCTGTCGCCCGACCAGGAGGGACTTGCTATGATAGACGACGGGCACAGGGACGGCAAGCGTAGATACTGGTTCCCGTGCGTCACCCTCAGTTCCGATGCCTCCGGTTCCGAAGCAAAGTCATAATTTACCTGTGCTGTTGTACTGTTATGCTTGTGTTCATGATAGCTGGAACCACCTGTACCACTGGAGCAGTTACATTTTTTGTCTCACTAGTACGTCCTGTGTAAGAAGGAAAAACATTACCgtagtactcccttcgtaaagaaatatatttctttacagaggaagtacCTGACAAAGTAAATTGTGTGCGATTATTACTTCAGAACTTTGTTGTTTTTTCAGTAAAAAAATGTGGACGCCGGTCGAGTTTTACTCGTTTTGTAGAAATCCATTGGCTTCAATTTTA
Above is a window of Triticum dicoccoides isolate Atlit2015 ecotype Zavitan chromosome 5B, WEW_v2.0, whole genome shotgun sequence DNA encoding:
- the LOC119311234 gene encoding vacuolar protein sorting-associated protein 22 homolog 1-like; translated protein: MRRRPGIAGLQNAAATRDKFRQVGENVAKVRTDVMQEQLATFRSQLEEFARKHKSDIRKNSVFRQQFHEMCAKVGVDPLASNKGVWAELLGIGDFYYELGVQIVDICIATRSHNGGLIDLLELRKLLCQKRKTDLGSLSSDDCLRAISKLKVLGSGFEVISVGKKKLVRSVPTELNKDHNGILELAQAKGYVTVEQVEKEFSWSTGRVIDALETLLKEGLAMIDDGHRDGKRRYWFPCVTLSSDASGSEAKS